The proteins below are encoded in one region of Coffea arabica cultivar ET-39 chromosome 4c, Coffea Arabica ET-39 HiFi, whole genome shotgun sequence:
- the LOC140005094 gene encoding anoctamin-like protein At1g73020 isoform X2, translating into MKGHALEEQTVFEEEQPVFEIGVVVPKRDEKQEIDNENCVDVLAAEFRKMGLIVERVVGLQNEILKLAAPLAILGKAAAELQLKKRTYIGVDLQFEWDEIDAFIRQPDGSLFSWHERLLCYHHMLYGTVNVDNSIMLKFDNKEVYWEMGESVLRKLELEGIVKEVFPLHDDVMRKQLLKIWALNWWDFTKQPIDEICSYYGMKIATYFAFLGMYTRWLLFPAAFGLILHLIDFGSLQLFVLPVFFVSLVMWAVLFFQFWKRKNSALLSRWQVNQAPGAGREHKAFDLEWSLFQYPSELMKKQGSDKIIEKEVYQREEWLRRFMRYRNDFVVILSIICLQLPFELAYAHLYEVVTSDLLKFGLTVVYLLAIQYFTRIGGKMAVDLVNREISNNIEYRADSLVYKVFGLYFMQSYVGLFYHTLLHRNIMTLRQVLIQRLIFSEVLENLLENSIPYLKYSFKKYRAVRTKRKGERGSFAGKFPRVEKEYLKPAYSASISEELEDGLFDDFLELALQFGMIMMFACAFPLAFTFATLNNITEIRTDALKLLVMLRRPIPRRDATIGAWLNIFQLQGA; encoded by the exons ATGAAGGGCCATGCATTAGAAGAACAAACAGTTTTTGAGGAAGAACAGCCGGTTTTTGAGATAGGGGTTGTGGTACCGAAGAGGGACGAGAAGCAAGAAATTGATAATGAGAATTGTGTTGACGTTCTTGCTGCTGAATTCAGGAAAATGGGCTTAATTGTCGAGAGAGTTGTTGGCCTACAAAACGAAATTCTTAAG TTGGCAGCACCTTTAGCAATTCTCGGGAAGGCCGCAGCTGAGTTGCAATTGAAGAAACGAACTTACATTG GAGTAGATTTGCAGTTTGAATGGGATGAGATTGATGCTTTCATAAGGCAACCAGATGGTTCCTTATTCAGTTGGCATGAGCGTCTCCTCTGCTATCATCACATGTTGTATGGGACT GTGAATGTGGACAACTCCATCATGTTGAAGTTTGATAACAAGGAAGTATACTGGGAGATGGGAGAATCTGTACTGAGGAAGCTTGAATTGGAAGGCATTGTCAAAGAAGTCTTCCCACTGCATG ATGATGTGATGCGGAAGCAGCTTCTGAAAATTTGGGCTCTGAACTGGTGGGACTTCACCAAGCAACCAATTGATGAGATATGTTCATACTATGGGATGAAG ATTGCCACCTATTTTGCTTTCCTTGGAATGTACACGCGCTGGCTTTTATTTCCTGCTGCATTTGGACTTATTCTGCACTTGATTGATTTTGG ATCGTTGCAGTTATTTGTTCTCCCAGTCTTCTTTGTAAGCCTTGTAATGTGGGCTGTactatttttccaattttggaaacGTAAAAACTCGGCCCTCTTGTCCAG GTGGCAGGTAAATCAGGCACCTGGAGCAGGTCGTGAACATAAAGCTTTTGATTTGGAGTGGAGTTTGTTCCAATACCCTTCAGAGCTCATGAAAAAACAGGGCTCCGACAAAATTATAGAAAAAGAAGTATATCAAAGAGAGGAATGGTTACGAAGGTTCATGAGATATCGAAATGATTTTGTTGTTATATTGAGCATCATATGTCTTCAACTTCCTTTTGAGTTGGCTTATGCTCACCTTTACGAGGTTGTTACATCCGACCTGCTAAA GTTTGGTCTAACGGTGGTGTACCTCTTGGCCATTCAGTATTTCACCCGAATTGGTGGCAAGATGGCAGTGGATCTTGTTAATCGTGAAATCAGTAATAATATAGAATATAGAGCTGACAGCTTGGTCTACAAG GTATTTGGCCTTTACTTTATGCAATCATATGTGGGACTTTTCTACCATACTCTACTGCATCGCAATATAATGACGCTTCGGCAAGTTTTGATTCAACGTCTTATCTTCTCTGAG GTTCTGGAGAATCTGTTAGAAAATTCAATTCCCTATTTGAAATATAGCTTTAAAAAGTATCGAGCTGTTCG AACTAAGAGAAAAGGCGAAAGAGGATCATTTGCAGGAAAGTTTCCCAGAGTGGAGAAGGAGTATCTTAAACCTGCTTATTCTGCAAGTATCAGCGAGGAACTTGAAGATGGATTATTTGATG ATTTTCTGGAATTGGCATTGCAGTTTGGAATGATTATGATGTTTGCCTGTGCATTCCCCCTTGCATTCACTTTTGCTACATTG AACAATATAACAGAAATAAGAACAGATGCACTTAAGTTGCTGGTAATGTTGAGAAGACCCATTCCTCGTCGTGATGCAACTATTGGAGCTTGGCTCAATATATTTCAG TTACAAGGAGCGTAG
- the LOC140005094 gene encoding anoctamin-like protein At1g73020 isoform X1 — MKGHALEEQTVFEEEQPVFEIGVVVPKRDEKQEIDNENCVDVLAAEFRKMGLIVERVVGLQNEILKLAAPLAILGKAAAELQLKKRTYIGVDLQFEWDEIDAFIRQPDGSLFSWHERLLCYHHMLYGTVNVDNSIMLKFDNKEVYWEMGESVLRKLELEGIVKEVFPLHDDVMRKQLLKIWALNWWDFTKQPIDEICSYYGMKIATYFAFLGMYTRWLLFPAAFGLILHLIDFGSLQLFVLPVFFVSLVMWAVLFFQFWKRKNSALLSRWQVNQAPGAGREHKAFDLEWSLFQYPSELMKKQGSDKIIEKEVYQREEWLRRFMRYRNDFVVILSIICLQLPFELAYAHLYEVVTSDLLKFGLTVVYLLAIQYFTRIGGKMAVDLVNREISNNIEYRADSLVYKVFGLYFMQSYVGLFYHTLLHRNIMTLRQVLIQRLIFSEVLENLLENSIPYLKYSFKKYRAVRTKRKGERGSFAGKFPRVEKEYLKPAYSASISEELEDGLFDDFLELALQFGMIMMFACAFPLAFTFATLNNITEIRTDALKLLVMLRRPIPRRDATIGAWLNIFQFLIVMSICTNCVLLVCLYDREGKWNISPGLAAILLMEHALLLIKFLFSHIVPEEPAWVRANRMKNATHAQDMCSRELLRTISGGQKTFKELVKNE, encoded by the exons ATGAAGGGCCATGCATTAGAAGAACAAACAGTTTTTGAGGAAGAACAGCCGGTTTTTGAGATAGGGGTTGTGGTACCGAAGAGGGACGAGAAGCAAGAAATTGATAATGAGAATTGTGTTGACGTTCTTGCTGCTGAATTCAGGAAAATGGGCTTAATTGTCGAGAGAGTTGTTGGCCTACAAAACGAAATTCTTAAG TTGGCAGCACCTTTAGCAATTCTCGGGAAGGCCGCAGCTGAGTTGCAATTGAAGAAACGAACTTACATTG GAGTAGATTTGCAGTTTGAATGGGATGAGATTGATGCTTTCATAAGGCAACCAGATGGTTCCTTATTCAGTTGGCATGAGCGTCTCCTCTGCTATCATCACATGTTGTATGGGACT GTGAATGTGGACAACTCCATCATGTTGAAGTTTGATAACAAGGAAGTATACTGGGAGATGGGAGAATCTGTACTGAGGAAGCTTGAATTGGAAGGCATTGTCAAAGAAGTCTTCCCACTGCATG ATGATGTGATGCGGAAGCAGCTTCTGAAAATTTGGGCTCTGAACTGGTGGGACTTCACCAAGCAACCAATTGATGAGATATGTTCATACTATGGGATGAAG ATTGCCACCTATTTTGCTTTCCTTGGAATGTACACGCGCTGGCTTTTATTTCCTGCTGCATTTGGACTTATTCTGCACTTGATTGATTTTGG ATCGTTGCAGTTATTTGTTCTCCCAGTCTTCTTTGTAAGCCTTGTAATGTGGGCTGTactatttttccaattttggaaacGTAAAAACTCGGCCCTCTTGTCCAG GTGGCAGGTAAATCAGGCACCTGGAGCAGGTCGTGAACATAAAGCTTTTGATTTGGAGTGGAGTTTGTTCCAATACCCTTCAGAGCTCATGAAAAAACAGGGCTCCGACAAAATTATAGAAAAAGAAGTATATCAAAGAGAGGAATGGTTACGAAGGTTCATGAGATATCGAAATGATTTTGTTGTTATATTGAGCATCATATGTCTTCAACTTCCTTTTGAGTTGGCTTATGCTCACCTTTACGAGGTTGTTACATCCGACCTGCTAAA GTTTGGTCTAACGGTGGTGTACCTCTTGGCCATTCAGTATTTCACCCGAATTGGTGGCAAGATGGCAGTGGATCTTGTTAATCGTGAAATCAGTAATAATATAGAATATAGAGCTGACAGCTTGGTCTACAAG GTATTTGGCCTTTACTTTATGCAATCATATGTGGGACTTTTCTACCATACTCTACTGCATCGCAATATAATGACGCTTCGGCAAGTTTTGATTCAACGTCTTATCTTCTCTGAG GTTCTGGAGAATCTGTTAGAAAATTCAATTCCCTATTTGAAATATAGCTTTAAAAAGTATCGAGCTGTTCG AACTAAGAGAAAAGGCGAAAGAGGATCATTTGCAGGAAAGTTTCCCAGAGTGGAGAAGGAGTATCTTAAACCTGCTTATTCTGCAAGTATCAGCGAGGAACTTGAAGATGGATTATTTGATG ATTTTCTGGAATTGGCATTGCAGTTTGGAATGATTATGATGTTTGCCTGTGCATTCCCCCTTGCATTCACTTTTGCTACATTG AACAATATAACAGAAATAAGAACAGATGCACTTAAGTTGCTGGTAATGTTGAGAAGACCCATTCCTCGTCGTGATGCAACTATTGGAGCTTGGCTCAATATATTTCAG TTTCTAATAGTGATGTCCATATGTACCAACTGTGTACTACTAGTATGCCTATATGATCGGGAAGGGAAATGGAATATATCCCCTGGACTTGCTGCTATTCTTCTCATGGAACATGCTCTTTTGCTGATTAAATTCTTATTCTCCCATATTGTTCCTGAG GAGCCTGCTTGGGTCAGAGCCAATCGCATGAAGAATGCCACTCACGCACAAGACATGTGCTCTAGGGAGCTTTTGAGGACTATATCTGGTGGTCAGAAAACGTTTAAAGAACTGGTTAAGAATGAGTAA
- the LOC113742654 gene encoding large ribosomal subunit protein eL28z — translation MATVPGQLIWEIVKKNSSFLVKEFGNGTASVKFTKEPNNLCNLHSYKHSGLANKKTVTIQRGGKDQSVLLATTKTKKQNKPAALYNKSVMKKEFRRMAKAVTNQVADNYYRPDLKKAALARLSVVHRSLKVARSGVKKRNRQA, via the exons ATGGCGACAGTACCGGGGCAGCTGATATGGGAGATCGTGAAGAAGAACAGCTCCTTTTTGGTTAAGGAGTTTGGCAACGGCACCGCTAGCGTCAAGTTTACCAAGGAGCCCAACAATCTTTGCAACCTCCACTCTTACAAGCATTCTG GATTGGCAAACAAGAAGACAGTGACCATTCAACGAGGGGGCAAAGATCAGTCTGTGTTGCTTGCTACAACAAAGACCAAGAAACAGAACAAGCCCGCAGCTTTGTATAACAAGTCTGTCATGAAGAAGGAGTTCCGTAGAATGGCCAAGGCTGTTACAAACCAG GTGGCAGATAACTATTACAGGCCTGATCTGAAGAAGGCTGCTCTTGCAAGGTTGAGTGTTGTTCACAGGAGCCTCAAGGTTGCCAGGTCCGGCGTTAAGAAGAGGAATAGACAAGCATAA